One stretch of Daphnia pulicaria isolate SC F1-1A chromosome 6, SC_F0-13Bv2, whole genome shotgun sequence DNA includes these proteins:
- the LOC124342613 gene encoding ABC transporter G family member 20-like, which yields MTRRVEFVSPQESSQEEAFSKTSDFPAQGVLIRNACKIYGVGKKRCAVLNGIDMSVKKGTIYGLLGASGCGKTTLLSCLVGRRRLNSGDILVLGYEPGSPESGIPGPRVGYMPQELALFGHFSIKETLHYFGRIYNLKTDFVDLQLDFLSKLLDLPPSHRYVGTLSGGQQRRVSFAVALFHEPELLILDEPTVGVDPLLRHSIWNHLVRQSVDHGRTVIVTTHYIEEARQANTIGLMRSGRLLAEDSPENLLREYNLSSLEDVFLKLCMADCGNEDKTANRIPTQQQCTEGIDNVAFHPSSSELDISGTENSRRLKLENQTSFPNLNGTRVSKRPNRICKKSVLPSSNRLNALIRKNGLQMFRNIGMLFFIFLIPAIQVILSCLCLGGDPSYLKLAIVNDELDPSQDRICNYTTTCTYSMFSCRYLRFIDNTTVIQVPFQSVLEALNAVKRGKVWGVVHFPQNFTNELVVRRADGKFADKETILASRIAITLDSSSQQISLSLKQSLIEAFEDFSKDILAACSYEPTALGIPVKFLDSIYGKSEPSFVEFVAPGILLSAIYFIAVSLTTAVFLSERKAGFFDRSIVAGVQMSEFMIAHVVNQLIVLIGQTVFVYIFALLVFKISFHGSLALAVLITLLQGLCGMSLGLMIASLCDELTSAIQLCLGSVYINLFASGILWPTEGMSVYLRYICYAMPQTYALESLRNIFGRGWGVERPEVYGGILISFGWIFSLLGLALVIGRIRKYAG from the exons ATGACGAGACGTGTGGAATTTGTTTCACCGCAAGAATCCAGCCAAGAAGAAGCGTTCAGCAAAACAAGTGATTTTCCAGCTCAGGGTGTTCTAATCCGCAATGCATGTAAAATCTATGGCGTCGGCAAGAAGCGCTGTGCCGTACTCAACGGAATCGACATGAGCGTTAAGAAAGGAACCAT ATACGGTTTACTTGGTGCAAGTGGCTGTGGTAAGACGACCCTGTTGAGTTGCCTCGTCGGACGTCGCCGGCTGAATAGCGGAGACATTCTCGTCCTGGGATATGAGCCTGGATCACCGGAAAGCGGAATCCCAGGTCCAAGGGTTGGCTACATGCCACAAGAACTGGCCTTGTTTGGTCACTTCAGCATCAAAGAAACACTCCACTATTTCGGCCGCATCTACAATTTGAAAACGGATTTCGTCGACTTGCAGTTGGATTTTCTGTCGAAATTGTTAGACCTTCCCCCGAGTCATCGTTACGTCGGGACGCTGAGCGGTGGCCAACAAAGACGCGTCTCTTTTGCCGTCGCCCTTTTCCACGAACCGGAGCTGCTCATCTTGGACGAGCCAACGGTTGGCGTTGATCCTCTACTCCGGCACAG TATATGGAATCATCTTGTCCGTCAGAGTGTCGACCATGGTAGAACAGTGATAGTCACCACCCACTACATCGAAGAAGCTCGACAAGCCAACACG ATTGGGTTGATGCGATCCGGTCGCTTGCTGGCTGAAGACTCCCCGGAGAATCTTTTACGGGAGTACAACCTGTCATCATTGGAGGATGTTTTCTTGAAACTTTGTATGGCTGACTGTGGTAACGAAGACAAAACTGCCAACAGGATCCCAACACAGCAGCAGTGCACAGAAGGCATTGATAACGTGGCTTTTCATCCTAGTAGCAGTGAACTGGACATTTCTGGAACGGAAAATTCTCGGCGACtaaaacttgaaaatcaaACAAGTTTTCCCAATTTGAATGGAACGAGGGTCAGCAAACGGCCAAATCGAATTTGCAAAAAGTCTGTCCTACCGTCTTCTAATCGACTGAATGCACTCATTCGAAAGAATGGCTTGCAAATGTTTCGAAATATCGG AATGCTGTTCTTTATCTTCCTCATCCCAGCTATTCAAGTAATCCTCTCATGTCTGTGTTTGGGGGGAGATCCTTCATATCTCAAATTGGCCATTGTCAACGACGAGCTGGATCCGAGTCAGGATCGCATTTGCAACTACACGACGACCTGCACTTATTCCATGTTCAGTTGTCGCTATCTTCGGTTTATAGACAACACGACGGTCATCcag GTGCCATTTCAAAGTGTCTTGGAAGCTCTAAACGCGGTGAAACGAGGGAAAGTGTGGGGCGTGGTCCATTTTCCTCAGAATTTCACGAACGAGTTGGTGGTCCGACGGGCGGATGGAAAATTTGCGGATAAGGAAACGATCCTCGCCAGTCGCATTGCCATTACTCTTGATTCTTCCA GTCAGCAGATTTCACTGAGTCTGAAACAGAGTCTGATTGAGGCGTTTGAAGACTTCAGCAAAGACATTTTGGCGGCTTGTTCTTACGAACCAACAGCCCTGGGAATTCCCGTCAAG TTTTTAGATTCGATTTACGGTAAAAGTGAACCGTCTTTCGTGGAGTTTGTTGCTCCCGGAATCCTTCTATC GGCGATTTATTTCATTGCCGTCTCCCTGACGACTGCTGTTTTTCTCAGCGAACGAAAGGCGGGGTTCTTCGATCGTAGCATAGTCGCTG GTGTCCAAATGTCTGAATTTATGATTGCTCACGTTGTCAACCAACTTATTGTGCTGATTGGTCAGACGGTTTTCGTCTACATATTCGCGCTCCTCGTATTCAAGATTTCCTTCCACGGCAGTTTAGCCCTGGCCGTCCTCATCACTCTCCTTCAAGGGCTATGTGGCATGTCCTTGG GTTTGATGATTGCATCTCTGTGTGATGAGTTGACCAGTGCCATCCAACTCTGTCTGGGCAGCGTTTATATCAATCTTTTTGCAAGTGGCATTTTGTGGCCCACGGAAGGTATGTCAGTCTACCTGCGCTACATCTGTTACGCAATGCCTCAAACGTATGCTCTCGAGTCGCTGAGAAACATCTTCGGGCGAGGGTGGGGCGTTGAACGGCCCGAGGTTTACGGGGGCATCTTGATCAGCTTTGGTTGGATTTTCTCACTTCTTGGTTTGGCTCTCGTGATTGGTCGCATTCGCAAATACGCAGGATAA
- the LOC124342667 gene encoding putative fatty acyl-CoA reductase CG5065, translating to MEKVSIQDFYTGRSIFITGATGFMGKVLVEKLLRSCPGIDRVYLLIRPKTDKDVRFRLQEMIKCKLFEWLRQNQPDALKKIIPISGDVTLPDLGISFSDMQELVANVSVVFHSAARITFDDDLRSAINSNVKGPKRVAIFCRQLKDLKALVHVSTTYNNVEKDTIEEEVYPTSLDPQKLLDLIDCMDDKLLASITNQLVGTSPNVYAYTKALGEHLLQDLTFESGKQRLPLVIVRPSMVTAAVQEPLPGWIDNFNGPSGTMAGTSKGLIQIVRVDPELIADIIPVDFPINLMIAAAWDEATCAKSSNLIRVYNCSSGSLNPIIWRDFRNWGLRGVHEFPCKEIMRYPNIKLQTNRLLFNIEIVLYHHLPALFFDTIALLCGRKPFVARLFKRAHKMMSCLEFYTMREWNFPSQNPVLLMDKMSIKEKNTFNFDVRKIDWETYMTTFAVGVREYLFKDDLSSLSAARKNLNRMKLLRMVVRFVILGLVLLFFYALWTKFTTETSSIVSFLFQNTNNSSTVQDILENETFCGVKTAHILPLKSVLEL from the exons ATGGAGAAGGTCAGCATCCAAGATTTTTACACCGGTCGATCAATTTTCATTACCGGGGCAACTGGTTTTATGGGGAAAGTTTTGGTTGAAAAACTCCTCAGGTCTTGTCCTGGGATAGACCGTGTTTACTTATTGATTAGACCTAAAACTGACAAGGACGTCCGTTTCCGTCTTCAGGAAATGATCAAATGCAAG TTGTTTGAATGGCTAAGACAAAATCAACCCGACgcccttaaaaaaataattcccatAAGCGGCGATGTTACTTTGCCAGATCTCGGCATTTCATTTTCCGACATGCAAGAACTTGTTGCGAATGTCTCGGTCGTTTTCCATTCAGCAGCTCGTATCACGTTTGATGACGATCTGAGAAGCGCCATCAACTCTAACGTCAAAGGACCGAAAAGAGTGGCCATCTTCTGTCGGCAATTAAAGGACCTtaag GCATTAGTGCACGTCTCCACCACGTACAACAACGTGGAAAAAGATACGATTGAGGAGGAAGTCTATCCTACATCGCTTGATCCTCAAAAGCTGCTGGATTTAATCGACTGCATGGATGACAAGCTCCTGGCCAGCATTACGAATCA ATTGGTCGGAACAAGCCCGAATGTTTACGCTTACACGAAAGCTCTGGGGGAACACCTTCTGCAAGATTTGACGTTCGAAAGCGGTAAACAACGACTTCCTCTAGTGATTGTTCGGCCTTCCATGGTCACTGCTGCTGTACAGGAGCCCTTGCCTGGCTGGATCGATAATTTCAATGGACCTAGTG GCACCATGGCTGGAACAAGCAAAGGGCTTATTCAAATTGTACGAGTCGATCCTGAACTTATTGCCGATATTATTCCTGTTGATTTTCCAATCAATTTGATGATAGCGGCAGCATGGGATGAAGCAACTTGTGCGAA ATCGTCCAATCTAATTCGGGTGTATAACTGCTCATCTGGCTCTTTGAACCCCATCATTTGGCGAGATTTCAGAAACTGGGGTTTGCGTGGTGTTCATGAATTTCCGTGCAAAGAAATCATGAGGTATCCCAACATTAAGCTCCAAACAAATCGCCTCCTTTTCAACATTGAAATCGTCCTATATCACCATCTGCCGGCTCTCTTTTTCGACACAATCGCTCTGTTGTGTGGGAGAAAGCCTTTCGTG gCTCGGCTATTCAAAAGAGCCCACAAGATGATGTCTTGTCTAGAATTTTATACGATGCGCGAGTGGAATTTCCCCAGCCAAAACCCTGTCCTGTTAATGGACAAGATgtcaattaaagaaaaaaatactttcaaCTTTGACGTACGAAAAATTGACTGGGAGACATACATGACTACTTTCGCGGTTGGAGTTCGTGAATATCTTTTCAAAGACGATTTGAGTTCCCTATCTGCTGCCAGAAAGAATTTGAACAG GATGAAACTATTAAGAATGGTGGTTCGTTTTGTCATCTTGGGACTGGTGCTATTATTCTTCTACGCCCTCTGGACCAAATTCACGACGGAGACTTCGTCAAtagtttcgtttttattccaaAACACAAATAACTCGTCTACCGTTCAagatattttagaaaatgaaacattttgcGGAGTAAAAACAGCACATATCCTTCCACTAAAATCAGTTCTAGAATTGTAA